From the bacterium genome, the window TCGACCTGCCGCTCGCGGATCGGATCGATGAACAGCAGGCGCGCGTCACCATGCTGCGCGTTGAATCGCTCGTCGGCCCGGTATCCCTCTGAGACCAGAACCCGCACGGCGCGCGCTGAGTGTCGACGCGGAATGGCGAGATCGATATCGTGATACGTCCGCGCCAGCTCATCGCACGCGACCCGACCCTGGCACGCCACAGCGACCGCAACCCCGCCCAGCAGGCGCATCGCCACCTCACGGTCGCCCGCCGATCCCACCAGGCGCCGGCCCTCGGCCACCGCATCTTCGAGGGTCATCCGGGTAGCTGGATGCTCAGCCAGGTGGCCCCGCCGCCCGCCTCACCCCTGAACAAACTGCCAGCTCTCCAACCCCTTGCTGCCAAGCTGAACCAGCACCCCACGCAGGATGCCCTCCGAATACTCGGACCCGGGGTTGACGCACAGAGTTCTTCCAATCTTCTCGGCGCCGGCGGATTCGTGGACGTGGCCGTGCAATCCGAGCAGCGGCTGAAGTCGCTGCAGGATGCCACGAACGGCCTCGGATCCAACGGCTCCGCTGGACTGCCCGCCGAGGCCGCTCTTCGGCCGGAGCTGGTGGTCAAGCTCCGGCGCCTGATCGAGATGAGTTCCCCGTGGCGGACAGTGAAGGTTGAATACCGCCGTCGTCGGATTCTGCAACCGCGCTGCAAGGGAATCGAGCTGGCCGGCGATCTCGTTTTCCGGCAACTCGCGCGGCGTCCTCCAGGGCGTGGGTGGTGAGTATCCGTAGGACAGCAGCTCGTAGCCGCCTGGCAACTCCTGAATCCCGTCTTCCGCATATACGATCCTCGACGACTGGCGGATGATGTCCGCCAGCTCCGGCGGATCATCATTGCCAAGCATCATGAAACAGCTCGCCTTGGTTCCCGCGAGCCGCTCGTCAGCCAGGCGAACCCACCCGATGAGCCGCTCTTCGACCGCTTTGCGAAAGGCCTTGTCGAGCGCCTCCGGGTCGGACTCCAGCGCCCGCGCGGCGTGAGGCGACAGGATGAGGTCGTAGGAGCCGGAATCCCGGATCCGGCGCTGGAGGTCGGCAAGCTCACTCTCATTCCGGGCCCTGAGCTGTTGCCCGCCGACCTCCCCGTTCCAGCCGTCTTCGGTCTCGATCACCGCGACGACGGCCTTGCCCGTGATGTCGCCCCCCAGGATCAGGGCGTCGACGCCATACGCCGCGGCCGCGTTCAGCCACTTCCTGAAGCACTGCTCCGAGCCATGCACGTCGCTGGCGAAGAACAGCCGCGTCCCGGCAGGGCGTCGAAGGAACCTCACTCCGGCGGCAGGCTCGTGAAGGCCAGGCCAAGGTCGACTCCTCGGGCCCTGTTCGCGAAGTAGGAGATCGGCCAGATGACGATCGCGACGGCGCCGATCACGAGGGTCGCCTTGATGCCAACCGGTGAGTTGGCTCCAAGCGAGCTATTGGTCAGCAACAGGTAGAGGACGAGCCCGTAGACGATGGCCGCGGCCAAACCGAGCAGGGAGAACACCGGCACCCCGGCCACCGACCAATTCACCGACGAAGCCTTGAACAGATGCGGCTGACGCCAGGGAAACAGGATCCCGGCGACGGCGATCACGATGAAGCTGTAAGCCTGGCCGATGGCGAGCGTATAGAGAAGCTGGGTGATCCAGGCTTGGCCGAAGACCAGGAACGCGAGGAACACGAGCCCGACCACCATCACCACGGCGTTGGCCACCAAGGGCGAGTGCGTGCGGGGATGAACTTCGCTGAACTTGGCCGGCATGACGCGATCGAATGACCAGGCGAACATGCTTCTGGTGACGATCAGAAAGCCAACGGGAAGAGTGGAGACGAGCGCCGCAATCGAGCAGATCATGAGGACCACCTGAACGACCGAGGAGTGAGACAGAAGGGAGACGAAGAGGAAGAAGGAGGATGGGCTGGCAAATGGGTAATCCTTGCTGGCCGCGTTCGACAGCGATGTCGCAGACCCCAGGAAATCAGAAC encodes:
- a CDS encoding metallophosphoesterase, whose amino-acid sequence is MADLLLREQGPRSRPWPGLHEPAAGVRFLRRPAGTRLFFASDVHGSEQCFRKWLNAAAAYGVDALILGGDITGKAVVAVIETEDGWNGEVGGQQLRARNESELADLQRRIRDSGSYDLILSPHAARALESDPEALDKAFRKAVEERLIGWVRLADERLAGTKASCFMMLGNDDPPELADIIRQSSRIVYAEDGIQELPGGYELLSYGYSPPTPWRTPRELPENEIAGQLDSLAARLQNPTTAVFNLHCPPRGTHLDQAPELDHQLRPKSGLGGQSSGAVGSEAVRGILQRLQPLLGLHGHVHESAGAEKIGRTLCVNPGSEYSEGILRGVLVQLGSKGLESWQFVQG